Proteins encoded together in one Pelagicoccus enzymogenes window:
- a CDS encoding NUDIX hydrolase, translated as MQYKISALIFLKDQAGRFLMLKRAKAPNDGLWSPIGGKLEMPLGESPFECAIREAREETGIELENKDLHLFCMAAEKAYEGKGHWLMFLFECSKPLEALPAAIDEGEFAFYNRAEIDSLPIPETDRQGLWDIYDKYHDRFVALKVDCQPGKPLNFEIEGLVPARKSTHAKPQND; from the coding sequence ATGCAGTATAAAATCAGCGCACTCATTTTCCTGAAAGACCAAGCCGGACGCTTCCTCATGCTCAAGCGAGCCAAGGCTCCCAATGACGGACTTTGGAGCCCTATCGGCGGAAAGCTGGAAATGCCGCTCGGCGAGTCCCCCTTCGAATGCGCCATCCGCGAAGCCCGCGAGGAGACCGGCATCGAGCTGGAAAACAAAGACCTGCACCTCTTTTGCATGGCCGCCGAAAAGGCTTACGAGGGAAAAGGCCACTGGCTGATGTTCCTCTTCGAGTGCAGCAAGCCCCTCGAGGCCCTGCCAGCTGCCATCGACGAAGGCGAGTTCGCCTTCTACAATCGGGCGGAGATCGACAGCCTTCCCATCCCCGAAACCGACCGGCAGGGACTGTGGGACATCTACGACAAGTACCACGACCGTTTCGTCGCCCTCAAGGTGGACTGCCAGCCCGGCAAGCCCCTTAATTTCGAGATCGAAGGCCTTGTGCCAGCGAGGAAATCCACTCATGCAAAGCCGCAAAACGACTAA